The following are encoded in a window of Streptomyces sp. Go-475 genomic DNA:
- a CDS encoding response regulator has product MTATSDKTGTIDVLVVDDDFMVARVHRAFVERVEPFRVVGVAHTGAQAIEAVDELRPDLILLDLYLPDLFGLDVIPRLRTAGHDCDVMVISAAQEADTVRGAVRRGVVDYLLKPFEFEDLRPRLERYAAQRGRLLTAVVRGQADVDRVLAGAFVPAPAHTLPKGMSVETAALVERALREADGTLSATECAALTGVSRVSARRYLEYFHGTGSAEVSLRYGAAGRPERRYAWRV; this is encoded by the coding sequence ATGACCGCGACGAGCGACAAGACGGGCACGATCGACGTCCTCGTGGTCGACGACGACTTCATGGTGGCCCGGGTCCACCGCGCGTTCGTGGAACGCGTCGAGCCGTTCCGCGTCGTCGGCGTCGCCCACACGGGCGCCCAGGCGATCGAGGCCGTGGACGAACTGCGCCCCGACCTCATCCTGCTCGACCTGTACCTGCCCGACCTCTTCGGCCTCGACGTCATCCCGCGGCTGCGCACCGCCGGCCACGACTGCGACGTCATGGTCATCAGCGCCGCGCAGGAGGCCGACACGGTACGCGGCGCCGTCCGCCGCGGCGTGGTCGACTACCTCCTCAAACCCTTTGAATTCGAGGACCTGCGCCCCCGCCTGGAGCGCTACGCCGCCCAGCGCGGCCGTCTCCTCACGGCGGTCGTCCGCGGCCAGGCCGACGTGGACCGGGTCCTGGCCGGCGCGTTCGTCCCCGCGCCGGCCCACACCCTGCCCAAGGGCATGAGCGTCGAGACCGCCGCCCTCGTCGAGCGGGCCCTGCGCGAGGCGGACGGCACGCTGTCCGCCACCGAGTGCGCGGCCCTGACCGGCGTCTCCCGCGTGAGCGCCCGCCGCTACCTGGAGTACTTCCACGGCACCGGCAGCGCGGAGGTGTCCCTGCGCTACGGCGCCGCGGGACGTCCGGAACGCCGGTACGCCTGGCGGGTGTGA
- a CDS encoding DMT family transporter yields the protein MSALALSVLLSLVSAVAYAGGAIVQERVAESSPGEEYAPLRRPGWWAAVALNGLGGLLHVVALAYGPLSLVQPLGALTIVVALPMAALFVGRKAGATAWRGAIMATVGLAGLLALVAASDAQSLNAAERVAVALVTAGVVVALMIAARAVHRHPAVRSTLLATASGIAFGMSSVFTKTVAVDWTGGVSAADVPSLAVIGVLATAGMLLSQAAYRGAGLAAPLATLTVVNPVVAAAVGITMFGETFHYGTTGTVLALGCGVVAAGGLILLTTERLTHAEPEGEGAGLEIAGTGLVPVDTGLGATGALPRPELVGTAAGRPGGVGVTEPVGARAEPVGAVAEPVGGHAAQGRTTGAVPGGGPLLVEEVLVPGPGAPPAPSARDVVPYESGEPSVPADDQRPLSYVPFHGIPYVPMPTVDRHRTRVRS from the coding sequence ATGAGCGCCCTCGCGTTGTCCGTCCTGCTCTCCCTCGTCTCCGCGGTCGCCTACGCGGGCGGGGCGATCGTGCAGGAGCGGGTGGCGGAGTCCTCGCCGGGCGAGGAGTACGCGCCGCTGCGCCGGCCGGGCTGGTGGGCGGCGGTCGCGCTCAACGGCCTCGGCGGCCTGCTGCACGTGGTGGCGCTGGCCTACGGTCCGCTCAGCCTGGTGCAGCCGCTCGGCGCGCTGACCATCGTGGTGGCCCTGCCGATGGCCGCGCTGTTCGTCGGCCGCAAGGCGGGTGCCACGGCCTGGCGGGGCGCGATCATGGCGACGGTGGGGCTCGCCGGTCTGCTGGCTCTGGTGGCCGCGTCCGACGCGCAGTCGCTGAACGCGGCGGAGCGGGTGGCCGTCGCCCTGGTGACCGCGGGTGTGGTGGTGGCGCTGATGATCGCCGCGCGGGCCGTGCACCGCCACCCGGCGGTCCGCAGCACGCTGCTGGCGACGGCCTCGGGCATCGCGTTCGGCATGTCCTCGGTGTTCACCAAGACCGTCGCGGTCGACTGGACCGGCGGCGTGTCGGCGGCGGACGTGCCGTCCCTCGCCGTGATCGGCGTCCTCGCCACGGCCGGCATGCTGCTGTCGCAGGCCGCCTACCGGGGTGCCGGCCTCGCGGCGCCGCTGGCGACGCTGACGGTCGTGAACCCGGTGGTGGCCGCCGCGGTCGGCATCACGATGTTCGGCGAGACCTTCCACTACGGCACGACGGGCACGGTGCTCGCCCTGGGCTGCGGCGTGGTGGCGGCGGGCGGACTGATCCTCCTGACGACGGAGCGGCTGACGCACGCCGAGCCGGAGGGTGAAGGGGCCGGGCTGGAGATCGCGGGGACCGGGCTGGTTCCCGTGGACACGGGCCTCGGGGCGACGGGGGCCCTGCCCAGGCCTGAGTTGGTGGGTACCGCGGCCGGGCGGCCGGGAGGCGTGGGCGTGACCGAGCCGGTGGGTGCACGGGCCGAGCCCGTGGGTGCTGTCGCCGAGCCCGTGGGTGGTCACGCCGCCCAGGGCCGGACCACCGGGGCCGTGCCCGGTGGTGGGCCGCTGCTCGTGGAGGAGGTCCTCGTGCCCGGCCCGGGGGCGCCGCCCGCGCCGTCCGCGCGGGACGTCGTCCCGTACGAGAGCGGGGAGCCGTCGGTGCCCGCCGACGATCAGCGCCCGCTCTCCTACGTGCCCTTCCACGGCATCCCGTACGTCCCGATGCCCACGGTCGACCGGCACCGCACGCGCGTCAGATCCTGA
- the gndA gene encoding NADP-dependent phosphogluconate dehydrogenase yields MSSSAQIGVTGLAVMGRNLARNFARNGYTVAVHNRTPARTRALVDEFGGEGQFVACESAKDFVAALERPRRLVVMVKAGEPTDAVIQEFAPLLEPGDMIIDGGNAHFADTRRRERELREQGIHFVGMGVSGGEEGALNGPSIMPGGPKESYDSLGPMLEKISAKAADGTPCVSHVGPDGAGHFVKMVHNGIEYADMQLIGEAYQLLRDVAGYSPAEIADIFRTWNQGRLDSYLIEITAEVLSHVDAETGKPFVDVVVDQAEQKGTGRWTVQIALDLGVPVSGIAEAVFARSLSGHAALREASRGLAGPKAKPMGEAEARAFADRVEQALYASKIVSYTQGFHEIDAARAEYGWDIDLGAVSALWRGGCIIRAAFLDRIRAAYDARPDLPSLLSDDTFAQEIADAQDDWREVLVAATRQGVPTPGFAAALAYYDALRAERLPAALTQGQRDYFGAHTYRRVDRDGSFHTLWGQDRSEVSA; encoded by the coding sequence ATGAGCAGTTCAGCGCAGATCGGCGTCACGGGTCTGGCGGTCATGGGCCGCAACCTCGCCCGCAACTTCGCCCGCAACGGCTACACGGTGGCGGTGCACAACCGGACGCCCGCGCGCACGCGCGCCCTTGTCGACGAGTTCGGCGGGGAGGGGCAGTTCGTCGCGTGCGAGTCGGCGAAGGACTTCGTCGCGGCGCTGGAGCGGCCGAGGCGGCTGGTCGTGATGGTGAAGGCCGGTGAGCCGACGGACGCGGTGATCCAGGAGTTCGCGCCGCTGCTGGAGCCCGGCGACATGATCATCGACGGTGGCAACGCGCACTTCGCGGACACCCGGCGCCGCGAGCGCGAGTTGCGCGAACAGGGCATCCACTTCGTCGGCATGGGCGTCTCCGGCGGCGAGGAGGGCGCGCTGAACGGCCCGAGCATCATGCCGGGCGGCCCGAAGGAGTCGTACGACTCGCTGGGCCCGATGCTGGAGAAGATCTCGGCCAAGGCGGCGGACGGTACGCCCTGCGTCTCGCACGTCGGTCCGGACGGTGCCGGGCACTTCGTGAAGATGGTGCACAACGGCATCGAGTACGCGGACATGCAGCTCATCGGTGAGGCGTACCAGCTGCTGCGGGACGTCGCCGGGTATTCCCCCGCCGAGATCGCCGACATCTTCCGCACCTGGAACCAGGGCCGTCTCGACTCCTACCTGATCGAGATCACCGCCGAGGTCCTCTCCCACGTGGACGCGGAGACGGGCAAGCCGTTCGTGGACGTGGTGGTGGACCAGGCCGAGCAGAAGGGCACCGGCCGCTGGACCGTGCAGATCGCGCTGGACCTGGGTGTGCCGGTGTCGGGGATCGCCGAGGCGGTCTTCGCGCGCTCGCTGTCCGGGCACGCGGCGCTGCGGGAGGCCTCGCGCGGTCTGGCCGGCCCGAAGGCGAAGCCGATGGGCGAGGCGGAGGCGCGGGCCTTCGCCGACCGGGTGGAGCAGGCGCTGTACGCGTCGAAGATCGTGTCGTACACGCAGGGCTTCCACGAGATCGACGCGGCGCGCGCCGAGTACGGCTGGGACATCGACCTGGGTGCCGTCTCCGCGCTGTGGCGGGGCGGCTGCATCATCCGTGCGGCGTTCCTGGACCGGATCCGCGCCGCGTACGACGCCCGGCCGGACCTGCCGAGCCTGCTGTCGGACGACACGTTCGCGCAGGAGATCGCGGACGCCCAGGACGACTGGCGCGAGGTGCTGGTCGCCGCGACCCGGCAGGGCGTGCCGACGCCCGGCTTCGCCGCGGCCCTCGCCTACTACGACGCCCTGCGCGCGGAGCGGCTGCCGGCGGCGCTGACGCAGGGGCAGCGGGACTACTTCGGTGCGCACACGTACCGGAGGGTGGACCGGGACGGGTCGTTCCACACGCTGTGGGGCCAGGACCGGTCGGAGGTCTCCGCGTAG
- a CDS encoding GNAT family N-acetyltransferase codes for MSDPEIRDDRAAGRLEAVAEGEVVGRIEYFVLDSPGRALVPVHTIVEPAHEGKGIAGSLARELYAIAGREHSVVAPLCPYVAKWAERHPDEAPPAGEDVLTAAKEWLRAHPGRF; via the coding sequence ATGAGCGACCCGGAGATCCGTGACGACCGGGCGGCGGGCCGTCTGGAGGCGGTGGCCGAGGGCGAAGTCGTCGGGCGCATCGAGTACTTCGTGCTCGACAGCCCGGGGCGCGCGCTCGTGCCCGTCCACACGATCGTCGAGCCGGCCCACGAGGGCAAGGGCATCGCGGGTTCGCTGGCACGCGAGCTCTACGCCATCGCCGGACGCGAGCACAGCGTCGTCGCCCCGCTGTGCCCCTACGTCGCCAAGTGGGCCGAACGCCACCCCGACGAGGCACCGCCGGCGGGCGAGGACGTGCTGACCGCGGCGAAGGAGTGGCTGAGGGCCCACCCCGGCCGTTTCTGA
- a CDS encoding DUF1330 domain-containing protein, translating into MAKGYWVSVYPAISDPERLTDYIELAGPAVQAGGGRLLSSSGRVVAHEAGIAERVVLIEFDSFEQAVAAYESETYQKALVALPDGFERDFRIVEGID; encoded by the coding sequence ATGGCCAAGGGCTACTGGGTCAGTGTCTACCCCGCCATTTCCGACCCTGAGAGGCTGACTGACTACATCGAGCTGGCGGGGCCGGCTGTCCAGGCTGGGGGCGGGCGCCTCCTGTCCAGTTCCGGTCGAGTCGTCGCCCACGAGGCCGGAATCGCCGAACGCGTCGTTCTGATCGAGTTCGACAGTTTTGAACAGGCGGTCGCGGCATACGAGAGCGAGACATACCAGAAGGCGCTGGTGGCCCTCCCCGACGGCTTCGAGCGCGACTTCCGCATCGTCGAAGGCATCGACTGA
- a CDS encoding peptidoglycan DD-metalloendopeptidase family protein has translation MAVRGRHRRYQPNRINRASLTVTAGGAGMALPFMGAGTAQAADVNTWNKVAACESSSNWNINTGNGFYGGLQFTQSTWEAYGGRAYAARADLATKDEQIAVAEKVLDGQGPGAWPVCSVRAGLTRGGGEPDIRPVAASTKQKDQKKDGKRTSIEDVRPQSTPQSRAGSAEMYTVVRGDTLSGIAADEQVRGGWRGLYAANRSTIGSDPDLIVPGQRLALSGEGTTKTRPAHKPSPSAEPSAQKPATKKPATKKPSPDRADERARERTKDQKEDRAARSTATRQGLVAPVSASLGTPYRKAGSAWSQGYHTGVDFPVPTGTSVKSVASGTVVTAGWGGSFGYQVVIRHGDGRYSQYAHLSAISVRDGQTVSAGQRIGRSGSTGNSSGPHLHFEVRTGPGFGTDVDPVAYLRAGGVRI, from the coding sequence ATGGCCGTACGCGGCCGGCACCGCCGGTATCAGCCGAACAGGATCAACCGCGCCTCACTCACCGTCACCGCGGGCGGCGCGGGCATGGCGCTCCCGTTCATGGGCGCCGGCACGGCGCAGGCGGCGGACGTGAACACCTGGAACAAGGTCGCCGCCTGCGAGTCCAGCAGCAACTGGAACATCAACACCGGCAACGGCTTCTACGGCGGGCTGCAGTTCACCCAGTCCACCTGGGAGGCGTACGGCGGCCGGGCCTACGCGGCGCGCGCGGACCTGGCCACCAAGGACGAGCAGATCGCCGTCGCGGAGAAGGTGCTCGACGGGCAGGGCCCGGGAGCCTGGCCGGTCTGCTCGGTCCGGGCCGGGCTGACCCGGGGCGGCGGCGAGCCCGACATCAGGCCGGTCGCCGCGAGCACGAAGCAGAAGGACCAGAAGAAGGACGGGAAGAGGACCTCCATCGAGGACGTCCGGCCGCAGTCCACACCGCAGTCCCGGGCGGGCAGCGCCGAGATGTACACCGTGGTCCGCGGCGACACCCTCTCCGGCATCGCGGCGGACGAGCAGGTCCGGGGCGGCTGGCGCGGCCTGTACGCCGCCAACCGCTCGACCATAGGGAGCGACCCCGATCTGATCGTGCCCGGCCAGCGGCTCGCGCTGAGCGGCGAGGGCACCACGAAGACGCGTCCCGCCCACAAGCCGTCCCCGTCGGCCGAGCCGTCCGCGCAGAAGCCGGCGACGAAGAAACCGGCGACGAAGAAGCCGTCCCCGGACCGCGCCGACGAGCGCGCCAGGGAACGGACGAAGGACCAGAAGGAGGACCGGGCCGCACGGTCGACGGCCACCCGGCAGGGCCTGGTCGCGCCCGTCAGCGCCTCCCTGGGCACGCCCTACCGCAAGGCGGGTTCCGCCTGGTCGCAGGGGTACCACACCGGTGTCGACTTCCCCGTGCCGACGGGCACGTCCGTCAAGTCGGTCGCGAGCGGCACCGTGGTGACCGCGGGGTGGGGCGGCTCGTTCGGCTACCAGGTCGTGATCCGCCACGGCGACGGCCGCTACAGCCAGTACGCCCACCTGTCCGCGATCTCCGTGCGGGACGGGCAGACGGTGAGCGCCGGGCAGCGCATCGGCCGCTCCGGCTCCACGGGCAACAGCTCGGGCCCGCATCTGCACTTCGAGGTGCGGACGGGGCCCGGTTTCGGTACGGACGTCGACCCGGTGGCGTATCTGAGGGCCGGCGGCGTCAGGATCTGA
- the panD gene encoding aspartate 1-decarboxylase, translating into MLRTMFKSKIHRATVTQADLHYVGSVTIDADLLDAADLLPGELVHIVDITNGARLETYVIEGERGSGVIGINGAAAHLVHPGDLVIIISYAQVTDAEARALTPRVVHVDGDNRIVALGADPSEPVPGSDQQRSPQAVGA; encoded by the coding sequence ATGTTGCGTACCATGTTCAAGTCCAAGATCCACCGTGCCACCGTCACCCAGGCCGACCTGCACTACGTGGGATCAGTCACCATCGACGCCGATCTGCTCGACGCCGCGGACCTGCTGCCCGGCGAGCTCGTGCACATCGTGGACATCACCAACGGCGCCCGGCTGGAGACGTACGTCATCGAGGGCGAGCGAGGCTCGGGCGTGATCGGGATCAACGGGGCCGCCGCCCATCTCGTCCACCCCGGCGACCTGGTGATCATCATCAGCTACGCCCAGGTGACGGACGCCGAGGCGCGGGCACTCACCCCCCGGGTCGTGCACGTGGACGGCGACAACCGGATCGTGGCCCTCGGCGCCGACCCGTCCGAGCCCGTGCCGGGGTCGGACCAGCAGCGCAGCCCGCAGGCCGTCGGGGCCTGA
- a CDS encoding ATP-binding protein, whose amino-acid sequence MVATFRRHSLAGEMLVLQLAIVVVVLLAVAAVSLAQSQATFNRVEGRRVSALAEQLAANPLVRSQLVRPGPGESLAPLVLSTQAQSGVTSVTVADATGRIVSSTDPTVVGERLPLGPGTARGRGWSGQLTLDGNRELAAQVPVLGASEENLGRILGTVMIGEADPTVWQRLSGASSSLLAYLGIASGLGVAGSWLLARRVKRQTLGLEPREIAGLAEHREAMLYGIAEGVIALDPQHRLTLVNDMGRRLLGLPEDCVGQSLDGLGIDGRLRDVLAGTAAGRRDEVVVRHGRVLVMNRMTVTKDGRLLGSVTTLRDRTELARLEREIGSFRSSSELLRAQAHEFANQLHTISGLIQIGEQDEVVRYIRALNQRRQSLDVTLSRRVRDTAVAALLMAKASLAAERRVNLRISDDTALERLAPEDAADVATVVGNLVDNAVDAAAQDDDAWVEVALRQDASSVEIAVRDSGPGVAPELAREVFSHGFTTKAAREGERGIGLALTKLVCERHGGEISVSNTPDGAVFTARMTVGHLTGTVAEGAAP is encoded by the coding sequence GTGGTCGCCACCTTTCGTCGCCATTCGCTCGCGGGCGAGATGCTGGTGCTCCAGCTCGCCATCGTGGTGGTGGTGCTGCTGGCGGTCGCCGCGGTCTCCCTCGCCCAGTCGCAGGCCACCTTCAACCGCGTCGAAGGACGCCGGGTGAGCGCGCTCGCCGAACAGCTGGCCGCCAACCCGCTGGTGCGCAGCCAGCTGGTGCGCCCCGGCCCCGGGGAGTCGCTCGCCCCCCTGGTGCTCTCCACGCAGGCGCAGTCCGGAGTGACCTCGGTGACGGTGGCCGACGCCACCGGCCGGATCGTCAGCTCCACCGACCCCACGGTGGTCGGCGAGCGACTGCCGCTGGGACCCGGCACCGCCCGGGGACGGGGCTGGTCGGGTCAGCTGACCCTGGACGGCAACCGCGAGCTGGCCGCCCAGGTCCCCGTCCTCGGGGCGAGTGAGGAGAACCTCGGCCGGATCCTCGGCACGGTCATGATCGGCGAGGCCGACCCGACGGTGTGGCAGCGGCTCAGCGGCGCCTCCTCCTCTCTGCTCGCCTACCTCGGCATCGCCAGCGGACTCGGCGTGGCCGGCTCCTGGCTGCTCGCGCGGCGCGTCAAACGCCAGACCCTCGGACTGGAGCCGCGCGAGATCGCCGGGCTCGCCGAACACCGCGAGGCGATGCTCTACGGAATCGCCGAGGGCGTCATCGCCCTGGACCCGCAGCACCGGCTCACCCTCGTCAACGACATGGGCCGCCGCCTGCTCGGCCTGCCCGAGGACTGCGTCGGCCAGAGCCTGGACGGCCTCGGCATCGACGGACGGCTGCGCGACGTGCTCGCCGGGACCGCCGCCGGCAGGCGGGACGAGGTCGTCGTCCGCCACGGCCGCGTCCTGGTCATGAACCGGATGACCGTCACCAAGGACGGCCGGCTCCTCGGCTCGGTCACCACCCTGCGCGACCGCACCGAACTGGCCCGCCTGGAACGGGAGATCGGCTCCTTCCGCAGCTCCTCGGAGCTGCTGCGCGCCCAGGCCCACGAGTTCGCCAACCAACTGCACACCATCTCCGGGCTGATCCAGATCGGCGAGCAGGACGAGGTCGTGCGCTACATCCGCGCCCTGAACCAGCGCCGCCAGTCCCTGGACGTCACCCTCAGCCGCCGCGTCCGGGACACCGCGGTGGCCGCGCTGCTCATGGCGAAGGCGTCCCTCGCGGCGGAACGCAGGGTCAACCTGCGGATCTCCGACGACACCGCGCTGGAACGGCTGGCCCCCGAGGACGCCGCCGACGTGGCGACCGTCGTCGGCAACCTGGTGGACAACGCCGTCGACGCCGCCGCCCAGGACGACGACGCCTGGGTGGAGGTGGCGCTGCGCCAGGACGCCTCCAGCGTGGAGATCGCGGTCCGCGACTCCGGGCCCGGCGTCGCTCCCGAACTCGCCCGCGAGGTGTTCTCCCACGGCTTCACCACCAAGGCCGCGCGGGAGGGCGAACGCGGCATCGGACTGGCCCTGACCAAGCTGGTGTGCGAACGGCACGGGGGAGAGATCTCGGTGTCCAACACCCCCGACGGGGCCGTGTTCACCGCACGCATGACCGTCGGCCACCTCACCGGCACGGTGGCGGAAGGAGCGGCCCCATGA
- a CDS encoding helix-turn-helix domain-containing protein — MPAHHAAPGPPGAHDLAGRTDEPDRATRREPRPAAHKVVVLVVDGVYPFELGIPQHVLGSAGGRYEVVTAGVDGKPVRAVSDLTVTPGHGPEVLAEADTVIIPGYAITHASAATTNSKALDALSRVRPGTRLVSICSGAFLLAGTGLLDGRRATTHWALSDRFRELFPRVELDAGVLFVDHGDVLTSAGAASGFDVCLHLLRQDHGIEVANQAARFCVVPPYRDGGQAQYIERPLPPTGTTGTGPTRDWALQRLELPLSVDELAAHAAMSTRTFARRFKEETGLSPGRWLTSQRLRRARHLLESSDLPVERVAHEVGFATATSLRRHLAAEAGVAPSAYRRTFRAPDPAAGDAGSVPA, encoded by the coding sequence ATGCCCGCCCACCATGCCGCCCCTGGTCCTCCCGGCGCCCACGACTTAGCCGGTCGCACCGACGAACCGGATCGCGCGACGCGCAGGGAACCGCGGCCCGCCGCCCACAAGGTGGTCGTCCTCGTGGTCGACGGGGTCTACCCCTTCGAACTCGGCATACCGCAACACGTCCTGGGCTCCGCCGGTGGCCGCTACGAGGTGGTGACCGCGGGCGTGGACGGGAAGCCCGTGCGCGCCGTCTCGGACCTGACCGTCACGCCCGGGCACGGCCCTGAGGTGCTGGCCGAGGCGGACACCGTGATCATCCCTGGCTACGCCATCACCCATGCCTCGGCCGCCACCACGAACTCGAAGGCCCTGGACGCGCTTTCCCGGGTCCGGCCCGGCACCCGTCTGGTGTCGATCTGCAGCGGTGCCTTCCTGCTGGCCGGCACCGGTCTCCTCGATGGGCGTCGGGCCACCACGCACTGGGCGCTCAGCGACCGCTTCCGGGAACTCTTCCCCCGGGTCGAGCTCGACGCCGGCGTTCTTTTCGTCGACCACGGCGACGTGTTGACCTCAGCGGGGGCGGCCAGCGGCTTCGACGTCTGCCTGCACCTGCTGCGCCAGGACCACGGCATCGAGGTCGCCAACCAGGCCGCCCGCTTCTGCGTCGTGCCGCCGTACCGGGACGGCGGGCAGGCGCAATACATCGAGCGGCCACTGCCGCCGACGGGCACAACCGGCACCGGACCGACCCGCGACTGGGCCTTGCAGCGGCTTGAACTGCCGCTGTCGGTGGACGAGTTGGCCGCGCACGCGGCGATGAGCACCCGTACCTTCGCCCGGCGCTTCAAGGAGGAGACCGGTCTGAGCCCCGGCCGCTGGCTGACCTCGCAGCGGCTGCGGCGGGCCCGGCACCTGCTGGAGTCCAGCGATCTGCCGGTGGAACGCGTCGCCCACGAGGTCGGATTCGCCACCGCCACCTCGCTGCGGCGGCACCTCGCGGCGGAGGCCGGAGTCGCCCCGTCGGCGTACCGTCGCACCTTCCGTGCCCCGGATCCGGCCGCCGGCGATGCGGGCTCCGTTCCCGCTTAG
- a CDS encoding ABC transporter ATP-binding protein: protein METTAWTQLHSVMTAQEERRPFALATLRRIGAFARPHRRRIALFVLLGVGTALLAVATPVLAGRVVDVIVSDGDEGTVVRLALLIALIAVAEAALGILGRRLSATLGEHLILDLRTAVFDHVQRMPVAFFTRTRTGALVSRLNNDVIGAQRAFSNTLSGVVSNLVTLLLTLAVMLTLSWQITLLALVLLPVFVIPARRMGSRMARMQREAATLNAAMGTRMTERFSAPGATLVKLFGRPEEESREFAERARRVADIGIRTATAQAAFITALTLVSALALALVYGLGGYLALRGTLEPGAVVSLALLLTRLYAPLTALAGARVEVMSALVSFERVFEVLDLRPLIEDKPDARPVPDGPVAVEFEEVRFGYPAADKVSLASLEEVASLDQRGGDEVLHGISFRAEPGQTVALVGSSGAGKSTIAQLLPRLYDADAGAVRIGGVDVRDLTAESLRQTLGMVTQDGHLFHDTVRANLLLARPEATEEELWDALRRARLDTLVRSLPDGLDTVVGERGYRLSGGERQRMTIARLLLARQRVVILDEATAHLDNTSEAAVQEALTEALEGRTAVVIAHRLSTVRAADQILVIEAGRIVERGTHEELLTAGKRYAELYRTQFDGARTAPVEQAA, encoded by the coding sequence ATGGAGACCACAGCGTGGACACAGCTGCACAGCGTCATGACCGCCCAGGAGGAGCGCCGCCCCTTCGCCCTCGCGACCCTGCGCCGCATCGGCGCGTTCGCCCGCCCGCACCGGCGCCGCATCGCCCTCTTCGTCCTGCTCGGGGTGGGCACCGCCCTGCTCGCCGTGGCGACCCCCGTCCTGGCCGGGCGGGTCGTCGACGTGATCGTCTCCGACGGTGACGAGGGCACCGTCGTACGCCTCGCCCTGCTCATCGCGCTGATCGCGGTGGCGGAGGCCGCGCTCGGCATCCTCGGCCGGAGGCTGTCGGCGACGCTCGGCGAGCACCTCATCCTCGACCTGCGGACGGCCGTCTTCGACCATGTGCAGCGCATGCCCGTGGCGTTCTTCACACGCACACGTACGGGCGCCCTGGTCTCCCGGCTCAACAACGACGTCATCGGCGCCCAGCGCGCGTTCAGCAACACCCTGTCCGGAGTGGTCAGCAACCTCGTCACGCTGCTGCTCACCCTCGCCGTGATGCTCACCCTGTCCTGGCAGATCACCCTGCTCGCGCTGGTGCTGCTGCCGGTGTTCGTGATCCCGGCCCGGCGCATGGGCAGCCGGATGGCCCGGATGCAGCGGGAGGCGGCGACGCTGAACGCGGCGATGGGCACCCGCATGACCGAGCGGTTCTCGGCACCCGGCGCCACGCTCGTCAAGCTCTTCGGGCGGCCGGAGGAGGAGTCGCGGGAGTTCGCCGAACGAGCCCGCCGCGTCGCGGACATCGGGATCCGGACGGCCACCGCCCAGGCGGCGTTCATCACCGCCCTCACCCTGGTCTCCGCCCTGGCCCTGGCCCTGGTCTACGGCCTCGGCGGCTACCTCGCCCTGCGCGGCACCCTGGAGCCGGGCGCGGTCGTCTCGCTGGCCCTGCTCCTGACCCGGCTGTACGCGCCGCTGACCGCGCTGGCCGGGGCGCGGGTGGAGGTGATGAGCGCGCTGGTCAGCTTCGAGCGGGTCTTCGAGGTGCTCGACCTCAGGCCGCTCATCGAGGACAAGCCGGACGCGCGCCCGGTGCCCGACGGTCCCGTGGCGGTCGAGTTCGAGGAGGTCCGCTTCGGCTACCCGGCCGCCGACAAGGTCTCCCTGGCCTCCCTGGAGGAGGTCGCCTCCCTCGACCAGCGCGGCGGCGACGAGGTCCTGCACGGCATCTCCTTCCGCGCCGAACCGGGACAGACGGTGGCGCTCGTCGGCTCCTCCGGCGCGGGCAAGTCGACCATCGCGCAACTGCTGCCGCGCCTGTACGACGCCGACGCCGGGGCCGTCCGCATCGGCGGCGTCGACGTCCGCGACCTCACCGCCGAGTCGCTCCGGCAGACCCTCGGCATGGTCACCCAGGACGGGCACCTCTTCCACGACACCGTCCGCGCCAACCTGCTGCTCGCCCGCCCGGAAGCCACCGAGGAGGAGCTGTGGGACGCCCTGCGCCGGGCCCGCCTCGACACGCTCGTACGGTCCCTGCCCGACGGCCTCGACACCGTCGTGGGCGAACGCGGCTACCGGCTCTCCGGCGGGGAACGCCAGCGCATGACCATCGCCCGGCTGCTGCTGGCCCGCCAGCGCGTCGTCATCCTCGACGAGGCCACCGCCCACCTCGACAACACCTCCGAGGCCGCCGTCCAGGAAGCCCTCACCGAAGCCCTGGAGGGCCGGACGGCGGTCGTGATCGCCCACCGGCTCTCCACCGTCCGGGCGGCGGACCAGATCCTGGTGATCGAGGCCGGCCGGATCGTGGAGCGGGGCACGCACGAGGAACTGCTGACGGCGGGCAAGCGGTACGCGGAGCTGTACCGCACCCAGTTCGACGGGGCACGGACCGCCCCGGTGGAGCAGGCCGCGTAG